In Exiguobacterium sibiricum 7-3, a genomic segment contains:
- a CDS encoding helix-turn-helix domain-containing protein, with product MEKTIVRQIVLEAILRLQNERTDRSLFHLLQGKRSATSLQDAHFYGLEAIFGMLPLKKDRFEQLLQELEHAGWIKREQTLMLTDAGRAQISPPFLLDDLGGELRGYPIHLWKRISLMIQSIVCLDQNTFFIPVQQDSGVKEWVKQRIRQVPERSVWITTVYQELNKALHQLTEREAILISYRLSGQKTGLSFPQLSERLGTDLLSLQLEFMMAWRRCLRALPEDGLILSLGNDIDHLKMTQSAQKTWELLKQGYSVQQIAERRRLKKSTMEDHLVEIAMYATVFPTEQFVTAEQYEEVVRLSDQLHTFSLKRIKQELTQEMDYFQIRIVLARKVVRP from the coding sequence GTGGAAAAAACAATCGTACGACAGATTGTGCTAGAAGCCATTCTTCGTTTGCAAAATGAACGGACGGATCGAAGCTTATTTCATCTGCTCCAAGGAAAACGTTCGGCCACTTCCTTACAAGACGCCCATTTTTATGGTCTGGAAGCTATTTTCGGGATGCTTCCATTAAAAAAAGACCGATTTGAGCAACTGTTACAGGAGCTGGAACATGCGGGATGGATCAAGCGGGAACAAACCTTGATGCTTACAGATGCCGGAAGAGCACAAATCAGTCCCCCTTTTTTACTGGATGACTTAGGTGGAGAACTGCGTGGCTATCCGATCCATTTATGGAAACGGATTAGCCTGATGATTCAATCAATCGTCTGTCTGGATCAAAACACTTTTTTTATTCCGGTACAACAAGACAGTGGGGTAAAAGAATGGGTCAAACAACGAATCCGTCAGGTACCTGAACGATCGGTTTGGATTACGACCGTATACCAAGAGCTCAATAAGGCGTTACATCAATTGACAGAACGAGAAGCGATTCTCATCAGTTATCGGTTATCCGGGCAAAAAACGGGATTATCGTTTCCTCAATTGAGTGAACGGCTAGGAACGGACCTGCTCTCCTTACAGTTGGAATTTATGATGGCCTGGCGAAGATGCTTACGGGCGTTACCTGAAGACGGCTTGATTTTGTCATTAGGGAACGATATTGATCATCTTAAAATGACACAATCCGCACAAAAAACCTGGGAGTTGCTGAAGCAAGGCTACAGCGTGCAACAAATTGCCGAGAGGCGACGATTAAAAAAAAGTACGATGGAAGATCATCTCGTCGAAATCGCGATGTACGCAACTGTTTTTCCGACTGAACAATTTGTGACTGCCGAACAGTATGAAGAAGTCGTCCGACTTTCTGACCAGTTACACACGTTCTCACTAAAACGAATTAAACAAGAATTGACGCAGGAAATGGACTATTTTCAAATTCGCATCGTCTTAGCCAGAAAGGTGGTTCGTCCATGA
- a CDS encoding ABC transporter permease, which produces MGFLEVLYIIVPIALAYSAPLIIAALGGIFSERSGVVNIALEGLMVMGAFSGIVSALTLSKMGLGAASPWIAMLVAIVVGAVFSLFLAIPAILFRADQTVLGVAINMLAVGLAIFLVRAFYGKGQTDSIPNRISKENVPFLSDIPVLKMFFANVYYTSYIAIALAFVAWYVIFKTPFGLRLRSVGEHPMAADTMGINVTKMRFIGVMISGGFGGLAGAVYATSISLNFSVTTILGQGFLAIAAMIFGKWNPLGAMGAALFFGFAQAISIIGQQLPLLDQIPQVYLLIAPYLLTILALAGVVGRADAPKAVGVPYIKGKR; this is translated from the coding sequence ATGGGCTTTTTAGAAGTACTGTATATTATCGTACCGATCGCACTTGCCTATTCGGCTCCATTGATCATTGCAGCACTCGGTGGAATCTTCAGTGAGCGTTCTGGTGTCGTCAACATCGCACTTGAAGGGCTGATGGTCATGGGGGCATTCTCAGGTATCGTCTCGGCCTTAACGTTATCGAAGATGGGTTTAGGCGCTGCTAGTCCATGGATTGCCATGCTGGTTGCTATCGTTGTCGGAGCAGTGTTCTCGTTGTTCCTCGCGATTCCGGCAATTTTGTTCCGGGCCGATCAGACGGTTCTTGGAGTAGCGATTAATATGTTAGCAGTTGGTCTTGCTATTTTCCTTGTTCGTGCGTTTTATGGAAAAGGACAGACAGATTCGATCCCGAACCGGATTTCAAAAGAAAACGTCCCGTTTTTATCAGATATCCCGGTGTTGAAGATGTTTTTTGCCAACGTCTATTACACGTCGTACATTGCGATTGCTTTAGCTTTCGTTGCTTGGTACGTCATCTTTAAAACACCATTTGGTCTCCGTCTTCGTTCGGTCGGGGAACACCCGATGGCAGCAGATACGATGGGAATCAACGTTACGAAAATGCGTTTCATCGGTGTCATGATCTCAGGTGGTTTCGGTGGTCTTGCCGGCGCTGTTTATGCGACATCAATTTCATTGAACTTCAGTGTCACGACGATTCTCGGACAAGGATTCCTTGCGATTGCGGCCATGATTTTCGGAAAATGGAATCCACTCGGAGCGATGGGAGCTGCCCTGTTCTTCGGATTCGCTCAAGCGATTTCGATCATCGGGCAACAGTTACCGCTTCTTGATCAAATTCCACAAGTCTACTTGTTGATTGCACCATACTTGCTGACGATTTTGGCACTTGCCGGTGTCGTTGGACGGGCGGATGCGCCGAAAGCTGTTGGTGTACCGTATATCAAAGGAAAACGGTAA
- a CDS encoding ferredoxin: MAKFTIVDKDTCIACGACGAAAPDIYDYDDEGLAYVILDDNKGTAEIPEALFDDMIDAFEGCPTDSIKVADESFEGDALKYE, translated from the coding sequence ATGGCTAAATTTACAATTGTTGACAAAGACACATGTATCGCATGTGGTGCTTGCGGCGCAGCTGCCCCTGATATTTATGATTACGATGATGAGGGCTTGGCTTATGTCATTTTAGATGATAACAAGGGAACAGCTGAAATTCCAGAAGCGTTATTTGATGATATGATCGATGCATTCGAAGGATGCCCGACAGATTCTATCAAAGTAGCGGATGAATCATTTGAAGGCGACGCACTTAAATACGAATAA